CTCCCCGACCCGACCGGTCTGGCGATGGTCGCGTTGAGCAACGCACCAGCGTGGCTCGTCGAGAGTTGCTCCACCACCACGCCGGCAGTCTCGGCCCAGCCCCGCACGTCGGCCTCGGTGTGGAACGTGACCACGGGGTTCAGCAGTTGGTCGGCGAAGTAGTTGCGGGCTTCACCGTAGGAGGGCGGCCGGACGCGCCGGTGGGTCACCAGCCGCCCCACCCAGAAGTAGAGCCAGAAGGCAGGCATGAGCAGGCCGCGGTTGACCACCCGGTCGAAGCCCGGGCGACCGTCGGCCCAGCGGGGCAGGCGGGCGGCAGTGCGGTAGAGGGCGTGGTAGTACGAGCTCCGGCGGTAGACGGTGACGATCCCGCGACCGCCGGGACGTAGGAGGCGCGTAACCTCGCGGAACGCTGCCCAGGCGTCCCCGGTGTGGTGGAGGCACCCGGTGGCGACCACGATGTCGGCGCAGGCGGACCGGAATGGGAGGCCGAGGGCGTTGCCCTGGACGACCCGGACCCGGTCGGCGCTGGCCTCTGCTACAGA
The Actinomycetota bacterium genome window above contains:
- a CDS encoding class I SAM-dependent methyltransferase, which produces MAQAHTYANAPGPTGSFLRSASGQIAIDVGCGPGNLLAALAQRARISVGVDISDVSVRLARSVAEASADRVRVVQGNALGLPFRSACADIVVATGCLHHTGDAWAAFREVTRLLRPGGRGIVTVYRRSSYYHALYRTAARLPRWADGRPGFDRVVNRGLLMPAFWLYFWVGRLVTHRRVRPPSYGEARNYFADQLLNPVVTFHTEADVRGWAETAGVVVEQLSTSHAGALLNATIARPVGSGSTAG